In a genomic window of Blastocatellia bacterium:
- a CDS encoding TlpA disulfide reductase family protein, giving the protein MMKSAFALLIVGLIAGGAGFIVSRMDQSKKSDHVFTALDGSRVDLSALKGKIVVLSFGATWCPPCWEELPVLEELAEKYKNHPVAFYWVSIDDTEMSDEKLRQELKEKAPRFGFRVPVLRDPEAGLLVEHKVDGVPALLIFDREGKLVGQPHLGFDGREAFLRDLSTTIDSLLKRIQP; this is encoded by the coding sequence ATGATGAAAAGCGCATTTGCTTTGCTGATCGTCGGTCTTATCGCTGGTGGCGCTGGCTTCATCGTCAGCCGGATGGATCAATCGAAAAAGTCGGATCACGTGTTCACGGCACTTGACGGAAGTCGAGTTGACCTGAGCGCGCTCAAAGGTAAGATCGTTGTTCTCTCCTTTGGCGCAACCTGGTGTCCGCCTTGTTGGGAAGAACTCCCCGTTTTAGAGGAACTGGCGGAAAAATACAAAAATCATCCGGTCGCCTTCTACTGGGTGAGCATTGACGACACGGAGATGTCCGATGAAAAGCTACGCCAGGAACTGAAGGAAAAAGCTCCCCGCTTCGGCTTCCGCGTTCCTGTCTTGCGGGACCCTGAGGCCGGATTGCTCGTCGAACACAAAGTAGACGGCGTTCCCGCGTTGCTCATCTTCGACCGAGAGGGCAAGCTCGTCGGCCAACCGCATCTGGGGTTCGATGGCCGGGAAGCCTTCCTGAGGGATCTCAGTACGACCATAGACTCGCTGCTGAAGAGGATCCAACCGTGA
- a CDS encoding phosphoribosylaminoimidazolesuccinocarboxamide synthase: METHIPVLPLLRRGKVRDIYAIGDDRLLIVATDRISAFDVVLPTGIPHKGKVLTQLSRFWFQKMQSLVPNHLITTVPWEVDERLKPYRDVLWQRSMIVWRTEVVPIECVVRGYLAGSGWKEYRESGSVCGVKLPPGLMESAKLPEPIFTPATKAEEGHDLNISEAEMARRIGSELTQKLKHLSLTIYSQAAAHALERGIILCDTKFEFGVRDGQIIWIDEALTPDSSRFWAVADYRPGIPQPSFDKQYVRDYLETIGWNKEPPAPPLPDEIVEKTSSKYLMAYRILTGEELTV, encoded by the coding sequence ATGGAGACGCACATCCCCGTTCTGCCGCTCCTCCGGCGGGGAAAGGTGAGGGATATTTATGCCATTGGAGATGATCGGTTGCTGATTGTCGCCACCGACCGAATTTCCGCCTTCGATGTCGTACTACCGACGGGAATTCCTCACAAAGGGAAGGTCCTGACCCAGCTCTCCCGCTTCTGGTTCCAGAAAATGCAATCGCTCGTGCCTAACCACCTGATCACAACCGTTCCCTGGGAGGTGGACGAGCGTCTGAAACCCTACCGGGATGTGCTCTGGCAAAGGAGCATGATCGTGTGGCGCACTGAGGTTGTTCCCATCGAGTGCGTCGTGCGGGGTTATCTGGCAGGGTCCGGCTGGAAGGAATACAGAGAGTCGGGCTCCGTCTGTGGTGTGAAGCTCCCGCCCGGTTTGATGGAATCGGCGAAACTCCCGGAACCCATCTTCACCCCGGCAACTAAGGCCGAAGAGGGCCATGACCTCAACATTAGCGAAGCGGAGATGGCCCGTCGGATCGGTTCGGAACTGACCCAGAAACTCAAGCACCTGAGCCTGACCATCTACAGTCAGGCGGCTGCTCACGCCCTCGAGCGTGGTATCATCCTCTGTGATACCAAATTCGAGTTCGGCGTGCGGGATGGACAGATCATCTGGATTGACGAAGCCCTCACGCCGGATTCGTCGCGATTCTGGGCCGTGGCTGACTATCGCCCGGGAATCCCCCAACCGTCTTTCGATAAACAGTACGTGCGCGATTATCTGGAGACCATTGGATGGAACAAAGAACCTCCAGCTCCCCCGCTTCCCGATGAGATTGTTGAGAAAACCTCTTCGAAGTACCTGATGGCATACCGCATCCTCACGGGCGAAGAGTTGACGGTATGA